A genomic segment from Necator americanus strain Aroian chromosome III, whole genome shotgun sequence encodes:
- a CDS encoding hypothetical protein (NECATOR_CHRIII.G9543.T2) has protein sequence MMALTGTNTLIHMFGALLMTLNRYTATLKFIYKPTAEGWKLIGRERETYATRMMGAIVVSLVETVNVIFIIITVFCIRSQSKRYHRRSRSEMHLIMVTIISCPANLMEALYDASFILNLDNSFVNWFRSQNHYLRKILLYSGNFSHYLFGIIVK, from the exons ATGATGGCGTTGACCGGAACGAATACCTTAATTCATATGTTCGGCGCACTTCTGATGACGTTAAATCGATATACGGCCACAT TAAAGTTTATTTACAAGCCAACAGCGGAAGGATGGAAGCTGATTGGAAGAGAACGTGAGACATAT GCCACCAGGATGATGGGAGCGATTGTAGTCTCCCTTGTCGAGACTgtaaatgttatttttattatcatcACTGTCTTTTGTATACGATCGCAAAGTAAAAGATATCATCGACGGAGCCGTTCTGAAATG CATCTTATTATGGTAACTATTATAAGTTGTCCAGCGAATCTAATGGAAGCACTTTATGATGCCTCATTTATTTTGAATCTCGACAACTCATTCGTAAATTGGTTTCGTTCTCAA AACCACTACCTGCGGAAAATTTTGTTGTATTCCggtaatttttctcattaccTCTTCGGGATCATTGTGAAGTAG
- a CDS encoding hypothetical protein (NECATOR_CHRIII.G9543.T3) has product MMALTGTNTLIHMFGALLMTLNRYTATLKFIYKPTAEGWKLIGRERETYATRMMGAIVVSLVETVNVIFIIITVFCIRSQSKRYHRRSRSEMHLIMVTIISCPANLMEALYDASFILNLDNSFVNWFRSQFDIYYFFMMTVNAYSIVILSQQLRLEIWKRWKCGEKKSINSGKNTGNIFAIQSSPSIMNPGIPSSLR; this is encoded by the exons ATGATGGCGTTGACCGGAACGAATACCTTAATTCATATGTTCGGCGCACTTCTGATGACGTTAAATCGATATACGGCCACAT TAAAGTTTATTTACAAGCCAACAGCGGAAGGATGGAAGCTGATTGGAAGAGAACGTGAGACATAT GCCACCAGGATGATGGGAGCGATTGTAGTCTCCCTTGTCGAGACTgtaaatgttatttttattatcatcACTGTCTTTTGTATACGATCGCAAAGTAAAAGATATCATCGACGGAGCCGTTCTGAAATG CATCTTATTATGGTAACTATTATAAGTTGTCCAGCGAATCTAATGGAAGCACTTTATGATGCCTCATTTATTTTGAATCTCGACAACTCATTCGTAAATTGGTTTCGTTCTCAA TTCGACATCTACTACTTTTTTATGATGACGGTGAATGCTTATAGTATCGTTATTTTAAGTCAACAATTACGGCTTGAAATATGGAAGAGATGGAAGTGTGgtgaaaagaaatccataaattccGGTAAAAATACGGGAAATATATTCGCTATCCAATCATCACCATCCATAATGAATCCTGGCATACCGTCATCGCTAAGGTAG
- a CDS encoding hypothetical protein (NECATOR_CHRIII.G9543.T1), translating to MFFRIFIFTGIFDIMTVVAEEWIRADLKLGFGHGFEPVIRVMMALTGTNTLIHMFGALLMTLNRYTATCKPQFQQEAMKKVSVKKSEKKKKIWRIKFFPFQLYNEFLVVQSLQFWAEKKTNCILFAIFIVSYVAYTELFIVKFIYKPTAEGWKLIGRERETYATRMMGAIVVSLVETVNVIFIIITVFCIRSQSKRYHRRSRSEMHLIMVTIISCPANLMEALYDASFILNLDNSFVNWFRSQFDIYYFFMMTVNAYSIVILSQQLRLEIWKRWKCGEKKSINSGKNTGNIFAIQSSPSIMNPGIPSSLR from the exons AtgttttttcggatttttatCTTCACTG GGATATTCGACATTATGACAGTTGTAGCAGAGGAATGGATAAGGGCGGATCTCAAGCTCGGATTCG GACATGGTTTTGAACCCGTCATTCGTGTCATGATGGCGTTGACCGGAACGAATACCTTAATTCATATGTTCGGCGCACTTCTGATGACGTTAAATCGATATACGGCCACATGTAAGCCGCAATTTCAACAAGAG gcaatgaaaaaagtgagtgttaagaaaagcgaaaaaaaaaagaaaatatggcggataaaattctttcctttccaacTATATAACGAGTTCCTCGTCGTCCAATCTCTTCAGTTCTGGGCggaaaagaagacaaattgCATactatttgctatttttatcGTATCATATGTTGCCTACACAGAACTATTTATAGTAAAGTTTATTTACAAGCCAACAGCGGAAGGATGGAAGCTGATTGGAAGAGAACGTGAGACATAT GCCACCAGGATGATGGGAGCGATTGTAGTCTCCCTTGTCGAGACTgtaaatgttatttttattatcatcACTGTCTTTTGTATACGATCGCAAAGTAAAAGATATCATCGACGGAGCCGTTCTGAAATG CATCTTATTATGGTAACTATTATAAGTTGTCCAGCGAATCTAATGGAAGCACTTTATGATGCCTCATTTATTTTGAATCTCGACAACTCATTCGTAAATTGGTTTCGTTCTCAA TTCGACATCTACTACTTTTTTATGATGACGGTGAATGCTTATAGTATCGTTATTTTAAGTCAACAATTACGGCTTGAAATATGGAAGAGATGGAAGTGTGgtgaaaagaaatccataaattccGGTAAAAATACGGGAAATATATTCGCTATCCAATCATCACCATCCATAATGAATCCTGGCATACCGTCATCGCTAAGGTAG